A genomic window from Streptomyces sp. MST-110588 includes:
- a CDS encoding AMP-binding protein, with translation MELRPSAHIDTFARDHLPPARQWPHLVDLGYPDRLNCGAELLDRTIERLGPDRPALRDASGAVWTYGRLRDRVDRLAHVLTGDLGVLPGHRVLLRGPTTPWLAACWLAVMKAGAVAVTVLAAQRPGELATICRLARIGHALCDARSLDGLVRAGVPGLRITPYGGPGPEDLLHLAEHGRGQGPPSEPYPCVATSADDVALIAFTSGTTGRPKGCMHFHRDVLAIADTFSAQVLRPRPDDVFAGSPPLGFTFGLGGLVVFPLRAGASAYLADWGGPEQLLRDIARHRVSVLFTAPTAYRALLPRLGSQDITSLRRCVSAGENLPAATWQSWYEATGLRIINGIGATEMLHIFLSAADDAARPGTTGLPVPGFQARVVDAAGRPVADGEPGLLAVRGPTGCRYLADPRQTEYVRDGWNLTGDTCIRDADGYFHYVARADDMIISAGYNIAGPEVEDALTHHPDVLEAAVVGRADEERGQVVVAHVVLRAGVSGGPETVAALRAFTKERIAPYKCPREIVFHDALPRTPTGKLQRFRLREWTDAGAEAGSGAEAEAGAGAGAGG, from the coding sequence ATGGAGCTTCGGCCTTCGGCCCACATCGACACCTTCGCCCGCGACCACCTCCCGCCCGCACGGCAGTGGCCGCACCTGGTCGACCTCGGCTATCCCGACCGGCTCAACTGCGGCGCCGAACTGCTCGACCGTACGATCGAGCGGCTCGGCCCGGACCGCCCGGCGCTGCGCGACGCATCCGGCGCGGTCTGGACGTACGGGCGGTTACGCGACCGGGTGGACCGTCTCGCACACGTCCTGACCGGCGACCTCGGTGTGCTGCCCGGCCACCGCGTCCTGCTGCGCGGCCCCACCACGCCCTGGCTGGCGGCCTGCTGGCTGGCGGTGATGAAGGCGGGCGCGGTCGCGGTGACCGTCCTGGCCGCGCAGCGTCCCGGTGAGCTGGCCACGATCTGCCGGCTGGCGCGGATCGGGCATGCGCTGTGCGACGCCCGGTCCCTGGACGGCCTGGTGCGGGCCGGAGTGCCGGGCCTGCGGATCACTCCGTACGGCGGACCGGGGCCGGAGGACCTGCTGCACCTGGCCGAGCACGGGCGGGGGCAGGGGCCGCCGTCCGAGCCGTACCCGTGTGTCGCCACCTCCGCCGACGACGTCGCGCTGATCGCGTTCACCTCGGGGACCACCGGCCGCCCCAAAGGCTGTATGCACTTCCACCGCGATGTGCTCGCCATCGCCGACACCTTCTCCGCACAGGTGCTGCGCCCGCGCCCCGACGACGTCTTCGCCGGCAGCCCGCCGCTGGGCTTCACCTTCGGCCTCGGCGGCCTGGTGGTCTTTCCGCTGCGGGCCGGGGCCTCGGCCTACCTCGCCGACTGGGGCGGGCCCGAGCAGTTGCTCCGCGACATCGCACGCCACCGTGTGTCGGTACTGTTCACCGCCCCGACCGCCTACCGCGCGCTGCTGCCCCGCCTCGGCTCGCAGGACATCACCAGCCTGCGCCGCTGTGTGTCGGCCGGCGAGAACCTGCCCGCCGCCACCTGGCAGTCCTGGTACGAGGCGACCGGGCTGCGGATCATCAACGGCATCGGCGCGACCGAGATGCTGCACATCTTCCTCTCCGCCGCCGACGACGCGGCCCGGCCGGGGACGACCGGACTGCCGGTGCCGGGATTCCAGGCGCGGGTGGTGGACGCGGCCGGACGGCCGGTGGCGGACGGGGAGCCGGGGCTGCTGGCCGTACGCGGCCCCACCGGCTGCCGCTATCTCGCCGACCCCCGGCAGACGGAGTACGTACGGGACGGCTGGAACCTCACCGGTGACACCTGCATCCGCGACGCCGACGGCTACTTCCACTACGTGGCCCGCGCGGACGACATGATCATCTCGGCCGGGTACAACATCGCCGGGCCGGAGGTCGAGGACGCGCTCACCCACCATCCCGACGTCTTGGAGGCGGCGGTCGTCGGACGGGCCGACGAGGAGCGCGGGCAGGTGGTGGTGGCCCATGTGGTGCTGCGGGCGGGCGTGTCCGGCGGACCGGAGACCGTGGCGGCGCTGCGCGCCTTCACCAAGGAGCGGATCGCGCCGTACAAGTGCCCGCGCGAGATCGTCTTCCATGACGCGCTGCCCCGCACCCCGACGGGCAAACTCCAGCGCTTCCGGCTGCGGGAGTGGACGGATGCGGGGGCGGAGGCCGGTTCGGGGGCGGAGGCGGAGGCGGGGGCGGGAGCGGGAGCGGGCGGGTGA
- a CDS encoding acyl-CoA dehydrogenase family protein, translated as MTAFALGPQEREWCARTRALAAERLRPLAEKGEPGRVNRPLVAALGELGLLRRLFPAEGPVRALDLCLLRESLAQESTEAETALALQGLGAYPVLQSGTARQRERWMPEVVAGRAVAAFALSEPDAGSDAAALTLAAEPDAPRAGTGGGAGGDATAPAAWRLTGEKCWISNVPDADFATVFARTGGGPGARGVTAFLVPADRPGLSGSAWDMLSPHPIGSLVFDGVPVTRADVLGEVDRGFGVAMRTLNLFRPSVGAFAVGMAQAALDAAVDHAARRTAFGGPLKDLQAVSHQLAEMATRTEAARLLVYAAATAYDTGAPGVAGRSAMAKLLATETAQYVVDAAVQIHGARALRRGHLLEHLYREVRAPRIYEGATEVQRSIIAKELYRERHEAPGSHHRKDEAL; from the coding sequence GTGACCGCATTCGCGCTGGGACCGCAAGAGCGGGAGTGGTGCGCGCGGACGCGTGCCCTGGCGGCCGAGCGGCTGCGCCCGCTGGCAGAGAAGGGCGAACCGGGCCGGGTGAACCGCCCCCTGGTCGCGGCCCTGGGCGAACTCGGCCTGCTACGGCGGCTGTTCCCGGCCGAAGGCCCCGTACGGGCGCTGGACCTGTGCCTGCTGCGCGAGTCCCTCGCCCAGGAGTCGACCGAGGCGGAGACGGCGCTGGCCCTTCAGGGGCTCGGGGCGTATCCGGTTCTCCAGTCGGGCACCGCGCGGCAGCGGGAGCGGTGGATGCCGGAGGTGGTCGCGGGGCGGGCGGTGGCGGCCTTCGCGCTGAGCGAGCCGGACGCCGGCTCCGACGCCGCCGCGCTGACCCTGGCGGCCGAGCCCGACGCGCCCCGCGCCGGAACCGGGGGCGGCGCAGGGGGTGACGCCACGGCCCCCGCCGCCTGGCGGCTGACGGGCGAGAAGTGCTGGATCTCCAACGTCCCCGACGCCGACTTCGCCACCGTCTTCGCCCGTACCGGCGGCGGCCCGGGAGCCCGCGGCGTGACGGCCTTCCTCGTACCCGCCGACCGGCCCGGCCTGAGCGGCAGCGCCTGGGACATGCTCAGCCCGCACCCGATCGGCAGCCTGGTCTTCGACGGCGTGCCGGTCACCCGCGCGGACGTCCTGGGCGAGGTGGACCGCGGCTTCGGCGTCGCCATGCGCACCCTGAACCTGTTCCGTCCCAGTGTGGGGGCCTTCGCGGTCGGCATGGCGCAGGCGGCCCTGGACGCCGCCGTGGACCACGCCGCCCGGCGCACCGCCTTCGGCGGGCCGCTGAAGGACCTCCAGGCCGTCTCCCACCAGCTCGCCGAGATGGCCACCCGTACCGAGGCCGCCCGTCTCCTGGTGTACGCGGCGGCCACGGCGTACGACACCGGCGCCCCCGGCGTCGCCGGCCGCTCCGCGATGGCCAAGCTGCTGGCGACCGAGACGGCGCAGTACGTCGTCGACGCCGCCGTACAGATCCACGGTGCCCGCGCACTGCGCCGCGGGCACCTCCTGGAACACCTCTACCGCGAGGTACGCGCCCCGCGCATCTATGAGGGCGCGACGGAGGTCCAGCGCTCGATCATCGCCAAGGAGCTGTACCGCGAGCGGCACGAGGCCCCGGGGTCACATCACCGGAAGGACGAGGCCTTGTAG